A region of Tigriopus californicus strain San Diego chromosome 7, Tcal_SD_v2.1, whole genome shotgun sequence DNA encodes the following proteins:
- the LOC131883751 gene encoding synaptogenesis protein syg-2-like, translating to MKRSHPSSSMVGSLTKVWHFISGITMVLMILHDASTEGLASSPKQTIYPLVGSQENAEDETVSETVIGVIGYRTELECDIQPTTTNDQLLLVLWYKTGYNSPIYTYDARGASSLSMATHYSDEKVFGNRAVLKVPPGGGISGNKVLDPENGLMAKLVVHELRLEDEGVYKCRTDFKKSPTKNYRMTLSIMVPPMKPVIHDKNGRKLTTKLGPFKLGEEVVATCTTWGGSPFPRLTWWREHTLVDDSYEVINGKTTNSLHLHGVQRNDLNQVFTCQAVNNNQSIPVSTSLRLDILFPPLTISILRDRDLAFSAGREEAIHCQCRGSQPAPIFRWFVGEVELDSSDRGMTMSFELETATTTAILQYIPTAEDHGKYFSCRATNEYFPQHPVEIGYIINVQYTPRAILSYGPSLNPKNIKEGDDVYFECHVKSNPHIYSVTWRHNGKFVDEDLARGILIGNQTLVLQAVKLPYAGLYTCVASNEEGDGESNAQYLNIKFAPQCRKDQRVVYGAARTSTALVSCFVDANPNPDHFRWQFQPTPKNSDGIGRKSVGLVDIDRNDYTIEHDHSVLSYIPDNSDYGTAFCWAENSVGGQREPCRFNLVQESPPEPLRKCLLKNVTWEDFSVECTRGFDGGHEAQYHIEIYEDGNHFLHNLTSLEPRFRIVQLKPGQSYGLLLYASNALGLSSTRRLNASTMLLGDKRTAETRSQMASPAEVVAETESGLAQEGPERHSANPGLALLPIVAILAGVAVGLTSVALGVILLVHNSRSDDVVETDEGFAISTATTDNDP from the exons ATGAAAAGAAGTCATCCATCATCGAGCATGGTGGGATCTCTCACCAAAGTTTGGCACTTCATCTCGGGAATAACGATGGTTTTGATGATTCTTCACGATGCGTCCACGGAGGGGCTAGCATCATCACCCAAGCAAACCATATATCCATTGGTTGGCTCTCAAGAAAATGCCGAAGATGAGACAG TTTCTGAAACTGTCATTGGTGTGATTGGTTACCGAACCGAATTGGAATGCGATATCCAACCCACGACGACCAATGACCAGCTCCTTCTTGTTCTGTGGTACAAGACCGGTTACAACTCTCCGATTTACAC ATATGACGCTCGTGGGGCCTCCTCCCTGAGTATGGCCACTCATTATTCTGATGAGAAAGTGTTTGGAAATCGTGCTGTTTTGAAAGTCCCTCCAGGCGGAGGGATTTCAGGCAATAAAGTCCTTGATCCCGAGAACGGCCTCATGGCCAAACTTGTGGTGCATGAGCTCAGATTGGAAGACGAAGGAGTTTATAAGTGTCGgacggatttcaaaaagtctccCACCAAAAACTACAGAATGACCTTGAGCATCATGG TACCCCCCATGAAACCAGTGATCCACGACAAGAATGGGCGCAAGCTCACTACGAAATTGGGGCCATTCAAATTGGGCGAGGAGGTTGTCGCCACTTGCACCACATGGGGCG GGTCTCCATTTCCTCGCTTGACTTGGTGGCGCGAGCACACCCTCGTGGATGATTCGTACGAGGTGATCAATGGGAAAACTACCAACTCTCTGCATCTCCACGGTGTCCAAAGGAACGACCTCAATCAAGTGTTTACTTGTCAAGCCGTTAATAACAATCAGAGCATTCCCGTGTCCACCTCGCTCCGACTGGACATTCTTT TTCCACCTTTGACCATTAGCATTTTGCGAGACCGTGACCTGGCTTTCTCAGCAGGTCGAGAAGAGGCAATTCATTGCCAATGCAGAG GGTCGCAGCCAGCACCCATTTTTCGATGGTTTGTGGGTGAGGTTGAACTCGACTCGTCGGATAGAGGCATGACCATGAGCTTCGAACTGGAAACGGCCACCACGACAGCCATCCTCCAATACATACCCACAGCAGAAGACCATGGGAAATATTTCTCCTGCCGAGCCACCAACGAGTATTTCCCACAGCACCCGGTTGAAATCGGTTACATCATCAATGTCCAAT ATACTCCAAGGGCTATACTTTCATATGGACCTTCGCTGAATCCCAAGAACATCAAAGAAGGCGACGATGTCTATTTCGAATGTCATGTCAAATCGAATCCGCATATCTATAGCGTGACGTGGAGACACAAC GGCAAGTTCGTTGACGAGGATCTAGCTCGTGGAATTCTTATTGGCAATCAAACCTTGGTCTTGCAAGCCGTAAAGCTTCCTTATGCGGGCTTGTATACCTGTGTGGCCTCCAATGAAGAAGGCGACGGGGAGAGCAACGCTCAATATCTCAATATTAAAT TTGCTCCTCAGTGCCGGAAAGACCAACGTGTCGTCTATGGAGCAGCCAGAACGTCGACGGCCTTAGTGTCATGCTTTGTGGATGCCAACCCGAATCCGGATCATTTTCGATGGCAATTCCAACCCACGCCCAAGAACTCAGATGGTATTGGTCGCAAAAGTGTGGGCCTGGTGGATATTGATCGAAACGATTACACTATTGAGCACGATCATAGTGTGCTCAGCTACATTCCGGACAATAGTGATTATGGGACAGCTTTTTGTTGGGCTGAGAATTCAGTTGGTGGTCAAAGGGAGCCGTGTCGGTTCAACCTAGTTCAGGAGAGCCCTCCTGAGCCATTGCGGAAATGCCTCTTGAAGAATGTCACTTGGGAG GATTTTTCTGTCGAATGTACGCGTGGTTTTGATGGAGGCCATGAGGCTCAATATCACATTGAGATTTATGAAGACGGGAATCATTTCCTCCACAATTTGACAAGTCTCGAGCCACGTTTCCGAATTGTGCAACTCAAACCTGGCCAATCGTATGGGCTGCTCCTGTATGCCTCGAATGCATTGGGACTCAGTTCGACCCGCCGATTGAACGCCTCCACCATGCTCTTGGGAGACAAGCGAACGGCGGAAACACGCTCTCAAATGGCATCGCCTGCCGAGGTCGTGGCTGAGACTGAGTCCGGGCTTGCTCAAGAAGGCCCTGAACGGCACTCAGCCAATCCAGGCTTAGCCTTACTCCCCATTGTAGCCATCCTAGCGGGGGTGGCTGTGGGATTGACCTCGGTGGCCCTGGGAGTGATTCTGTTGGTTCACAACAGTCGCTCCGATGACGTGGTCGAAACGGATGAGGGGTTCGCCATTTCGACTGCCACCACGGACAATGACCCCTAA